The Arabidopsis thaliana chromosome 5, partial sequence genomic interval ttcttcttgctttctGTTTATATATCTGCTAGATTAtgtcataacaaaaaaataactaagcTTGCTGGTCAATCTTTCTACAGAGTCGTTACTACAGATCGCCGGAAGTCTTACTTGGTTACCAGTATCCTTTTGAGGTCCAAGATGATAACCGTTTTCTCAcctaaattaatatgttttctcttAGTCCTTTGGCACTGAACTGTCATATGTCAATGGACATAGGCTTGTTTTAGCACTATGATCATGTGACTCTTATTGATCTATTTGGCCAACTTGCGTTAACTTTGTCGATATAGTTCCAGCAAATTGTTAGTTTCCTATCAACATCAATTTGACTGCAGACTAAATTTCGTTGCTATTTTGTTCCTATGGTAGATGCTATCTAAAATTATCTTGAAGTCGTATTTGGAGGCTTAACCACTGTATAGATACACTACAGCTATTGACATGTGGTCTTTTGGCTGCATTGTTGCCGAGCTGTTTCTTGGATTGCCACTATTTCCAGGAGGTTCAGAATTTGATATCTTGAGGCGTATGATTGAAATACTAGGGTATGATCCTTTGTTATGGAATTGTGATTTGTAGTCTATAATCTTAGGGGTCAGGGAATATTTGGGGTCTGCACCTTATGGTCCATCCTCATTCTCTTGCgtcttttgtttcatatattgGTCTCTTATATATTGGGTTTAGCCTATTGTTGGTGCTTTATGGTCATTCTTTCATTGCCCTATGTCTCCAGCAACCCCCTATTTTAGCTTCTCAACGTTTGTGCAACTATGAAGTCCTCGCTTCTATATAAGACAAGTGTCAAGATTTCTAGCAACGAGGagcttttcttattttctttcatgccttttttattttctcttatgaTTCTATCAATTTTCTGTCAATTTTTTTCCAGCAAACAACCACCTGATTATGTGCTCAAGGAAGCAAAAAATACGAATAAGTTCTTTAAATGTGTTGGGAGTGTCCACAATTTAGGGAATGGTGGAACTTATGGTGGCCTCAAAAGTGCTTATATGGCTTTGACTGGAGAAGAGTTTGAAGCTGTAAGTAATTCTTGCTTTACCTTTGagctaaacaaaaatataaagagagGGGTGGTATGGGGAGAAGAGAGCAATACAGAAATGAGTATTAAAAACCAGGAAAACGATTATATCTGTGGATAAAGTAGATTTAGATTGTTTGATGAGGggattaattttcttcttacatTGTCATTAAGATTTCCccttattgattttttttctgaataacTCGTGTTGTTCTTTACTTTTAACTTTccagagagaaaagaaaaagccaGAAATTGGGAAAGAGTACTTCAACCATAAGAACCTTGAAGAAATTGTTAAAAGCTATCCGTACAAGATAAATCTACCTGAGGACGATGTAGTCAAAGGTAAAGTCAGGTTGTTCTGATGTTCTTTACTTTGCTTTGATAATCACTGGACTATCTTGCATGatgactgttttttttttttcacgaACTATCACAGAAACTCAAATCCGGTTAGCTCTTATTGATTTTCTGAAAGGACTTATGGAATTTGATCCAGCAAAACGTTGGTCACCTTTTCAGGTATTGAACTTCCTTGCTTAagttatctatatatttgattttgaaggCTTCTGTTTTTTGCTAGCCATAATGGATTAACATCaacttttcatgttttaagGCAGCAAAGCACCCTTTCATTACTGGAGAACCTTTTACGTGCCCATACAACCCTCCGCCAGAAACACCTCGTGTGGTGAGTCAAATGGAATTCCGTCCCAGGTCTCAAAATTTTTGTGGTCTTATTGTCGTACCAATGGTGTTCAAATCAGTGGGTGTATTGTCCttgattcatttttgtttcctgaTGATAAGTTTTAGTTCATAATTTTCCAAACCAAATAATCATGAGATGGATTGAAGATACTTTTCCTTCTAGCACATTTTTCTGATGCTTCAATTTTCTCTGTTGTGGATAAAAATGCTTCATTTAAAAGATCTTGCATAAATGATCTTTCTTGCAGAGTGACGTGTGAAACATTTCTCTATTCACTGAATCGGTTTTTGTTCCCTTTCCCTTTTCTTTGTAGCATGTTACCCAAAACATCAAAGTTGACCATCATCCAGGTGAAGGGCACTGGTTTGCCGCTGGTCTCTCTCCTCATGTATTGCTCTTTGTCCCTTCGAAATATTTGTAAGACCTTCAAGTTGTTTGTGCACCTATTGTGGAAACTTATTTACTTCTTTGACAGGTATCAGGGAGAACCAGAATCCCGATGCACAATAGTCCCCATTTTCAGATGATGCCTTATTCACATGCAAATAGTTATGGGAGCATTGGAAGCTATGGTAGCTACAATGATGGTACTATACAGGACAATAGCTATGGGAGCTATGGAGGGACTGGCAATATGTTTGCATACTATTCTCCTGTGAATCATCCAGGCCTATACATGCAAAACCAAGGTGGGGTCTCAATGCTTGGAACTAGTCCTGATGCCAGACGTCGGGTTATGCAGTACCCACATGGAAATGGGCCAAATGGCCTTGGTACAAGTCCATCTGCTGGAAATTTTGCACCACTACCCCTTGGCACTAGTCCGTCACAATTTACTCCAAATACAAACAATCAATTTTTAGCTGGGTCTCCTGGACACCATGGCCCGACATCTCCAGTAAGAAACAGCTGCCATGGGTCTCCTTTGGGAAAGATGGCTGCATTTAGTCAAATTAATAGAAGAATGAGCGCTGGATATTCTGGAGGTTCTCAGTCGCAAGATTCTTCCTTGTCACAAGCCCAAGGGCATGGGATGGATAACTTTTATCAAAATGAGGGGTATTCTGGACAATTCTCTGGTTCACCTTCACGCCGGCAACTGGATTCTGGTGTCAAAAATCGTAAACAGACACAAGGAGGCACTACATTAAGTACTGGGTACTCTACTCATAACAATGCCAACTCATCACTTCGGTCCAATATGTATAACCCTTCCAGTACTGCACACCATCTTGAAAATCCGGATACTGCCTTATCAGTACCTGATCCAGGAGACTGGGACCCAAATTACAGGCAAGTAAACAAGATATCTCTCTAATTTACCAGTTAATGAATGTCAAGGTTCTTTGTCTGTATGTTAGTGTGTATATGATGTGTACTTGAACAAATCTGGCTGGTTTAGCTAGAATTCGTGATATTGAGCTCATGTATTGTCTTCCATTTAAACCATATCAGACTAGGCATGTCACAGCCCGTGATTTCTGACCATGTTCTTGTTAACTGGTAGTTAAGTTTTTCACTTGATAGACAAATTTGCTTGCTGAAACAGTATCAAAATCGACCAGTAGAGCGACATTAAGAACCAGTCACGTTAGTGTCAATTTATATTGGCAACGTCTTTGGTTACCTGATGTTattctgtctttttttaatagataCTTGACCACTTTTCATTCTGGCTATTTACAGTTGCATAATATAATACTATTTGTATGTCAAAATTCTATTTTCAGGTTAACATGTTTTACCCCAGTCCTTCATTTGGACGTTCTAATATGCGCAATTTTGTTACATGTACAGTGATGACTTGCTTCTAGAAGAAGATAGTGCAGATGAGAGTTCTCTTGCTAATGCATTCAGCAGAGGTATGCAACTTGGTTCAACAGATGCCTCCAGTTATTCCAGAAGGTTCAACAGTAATGCCTCGACCTCATCCTCAAATCCGACTACCCAAAGGTAACCGAGAACACGTCTTAGGGAAACTATTCTGAAtctacttttcttttgatgttggTTCCTACTTTGGTGATATTTAGATCTTACATCTTCCATGGATATATTAACTTATGATGAAAAACTGTCTAGTACTTGAGTATCAGAACTGTGTTAAATTTGGCCCAGGGTTCCTGACTAGAATATTGGAACGCAGAAAGGCCCATATTTGATGTTGATACCTCCTGTATATGTGATATTAGCTATGTGCATATAGTTCTCTTCATAGGACTTATATTCTATTAGAAGGTTGCCCTGTACTACAGGTAGTCCCTTGACAAGATCAATATATGTGTGAACTATTGTACAAAACTAGTTCTTGGTGGATGTGTATTTGAAGCAATTAGGAAGAGTCTAAACaccattttatattttatgatcCAGTAGATAGGCAGCTGAACGTGTGACATTCCAGACaccaatttatattttatcgttactttttctctcttgatgTAACTATGAATCAATATCAGGAGATATGCTCCCAATCAAGCCTTTTCACAAGTAGAGACTGGCAGCCCTCCAAGTAATGATCCTCATGCCAGATTTGGCCAACATATACCAGGATCACAATATATTCCTCATGTCTCCCAGAACTCTCCAAGTCGCTTAGGGCAGCAACCTCCTCAACGGTATAATCATGGGAGACCAAATGCTGGAAGAACTATGGATCGGAATCACATGAACGCTCAGCTTCCTCCTTCCAATACAAATTCTGGGGGTCAACAACGTTCACCCAGAAGTAGCTCATATACAAATGGTGTCCCTTGGGGTATTTTCTTTCACTCATCTTAGCTTTCTCTagaactttttttcttgtttacgGCCTCTAGTTGGTCTTAGACtggaaatgaatatatatgtttcatcTTGTAGGTCGTAGGACTAACAATCATGTCCCGAATGTTCCATCGACGTCCCATGGAAGGGTAGACTACGGAAGTATTGCTTAATTCTGCAGTCTTTCttctcatttattttgttctttcccTTGGTGTGCAATCTTCTTGTTAGAAGTGTGGGAACAAAGTTGTACTGagacaagaaacaaacttaGTTCATGGCTTGTGGGCTTCTGATCAGAACGTGCTTATTCATTGTGCTTTTTgcacaaataaacaaaaaaaaaaagtatgttaTAATTGATATTGTTATCTTTCTGGCATCTATCTCTCtgaatttctttttggtattcTCTGATGAATGTATCTTTTGGGAAAGTTGTTCAAGTGTTTAAGCCTAGCCTTGAAAAAAGATCCTTAATTTCCGTAAATTTCAGTTTATTAGCAGACTGATATTGGTGTCGTTTCTTGTTTTATCTCTTGAATTTCTCTAACACCTTAGTGAATTATATCTGGTAGAGTTTGGAACAGAAACAGAATGTGTAGAAGCGAAAGGATGGGATGTTGGTTTTAGGACAATTGAAGGGTCCTGCAGCCGCTATGTTTCAACCAGTCAAGCCCGTAGACGCTTAGAGATCATGTGTACAGATTCTCTTTAGTTTGACAATTCAGAtttaccaaaatcaaaattcatcaaACTAGACATtacacaaaatcaataactTATAACAACACATGTTTAACCTGTTTTTGAGTCTCTTCCACATTACCATCACACCAATTCTCAGCCACAAAACCACAACGGAACAGAGACAGACAGAGTGAGAGAGGAATCAGATGAATTGGATGTTGCACTTTGATGAAGCTATATCAAGAGTCATAAGTTCGGTGCGCAAGTGCTCACTATCGTTGTCTTCTTCAACACCAATTTTCACAGTTTCAagatatttcaattttctcaaGAAATGCTCCATTTGTTTCACCTCTCTAAGACTTCCTCCATAGCCTGAAATTTCTAGCACTTTGACTCGACATGTCGATAAACAACACCTTCCTTCCACCTCAGAAGTAGGACTGTCGTCTTCATAACGTTTGTATAAGTACCTTTTCTTAGGCTTGCTAGTGCAAGCGCATGCGTTTCCACATCTATAAGTAACTTTGTGCAGAAGACCCTGAAAGCATAGCAAATGATTTTGACATGTATAAACGTGCAAAAAACATTGTGTGCACTAATTTGCCAAAAGCTTCAATATACCTTTATAGCTAAAGTTTGTAGATTTGGAGATTTCAAAAGCAGACGAGGCAATGCCTGCCAACCGTTTTCCTTGTCACTCTCAATAGATAGATGAATGAGTTTGTCGAAGACCGGCATGGTATAACAGCGGTAGTAAAACGCCTGATTTATAGTCAAAGTCAGAAACCAGATATAGATAGAAATGAGACAATGGTAACTAGCAAGAATAAGAGACCTCAAGAGAACTGGACGAGAGGTGAAGGGTCTTGACATTTCTTATCGCAGAAACCAGATTTGTAACctcaccaaaatcaaaagtgTTAGTTAACTCCCACAATCTAAGATCCAGTCTAGCTTCGGCAAGCGAATCAAGATAATCAACATCAGAACCATCGGAGCGAAGAGCAGAATAGTCAAGAAACTCAAGATTCGGTGTCTTGATCTCAACATCGTCTTCATAAGGATATGTGTTATGAGGAAAGTGGAAAACAATCGTGAGTCGCTTGATGGATGCACTAACCACAGACCTCGTCCAAGTTGGCTGGTCATCACCACTACCAACATCAAGTATGAATAATTCCTCGAGCACAGGGCATCCAGAGATGAGCCAGTTATACAGAGCTGGCTTAGCAACAACAGCACCGAGGGAAAGTGTCTTGAGCGCAGGGAAAAACACTCTGCCCTCAGGTGGAACATTGCCTCGAAGAAAAGTTCGATAACTAGATAATGTGAGTTTAACCAATGTATTATTGCGGAAGAAAATCCCTATATCCAGATAATGATCATATTGGGACTGCAAGTTAAGTTCCAAGCAGCCGCGTTTGAGGGCACTGCGAATCCAACGGTTAACACTAGATTTTTCATAGTGGGAATTGAGAGTGAGTCTCTTGATGGGACAATTGCTTAACAGAGCCACTGTATCTTTCATGAAATCAGAGAAGCTATCAGCATTTCTGATAGGTGTTGAGTCTTCCAAATCAAAGCTGTCTACAAAATGGAACAGATTCCTCCACCTCTTGGACAGAACAGATGTGGATACAACGAGTTTTGTCGGAAGTaaagataagatttttttgCCAAGAACCTCATCAGGCAAACTGCTGATGAAATCTCTAGAGCCCATAAAGACTTTATTCGCCTGCAAATCAAACAACGTTATGAACTTTCTTAAGCACACactatatatgaaaagaaatgaacaaaaatgtaatttttccGATACAGTTGATTCTAAATAGCCTAAATTTGATTACCCATGTAGAAAAATCTATGAGCAGATGTGCTTAATGAATCTATAGCTAAAACGGAAAGGGGGCAATTAGGTTCAATTGATAACTCTACATTGATTCTGTGAGTCAAGAACGAAAAAACCTTTGAAAATGAAAGCAGACGATGGATGTGAAAGCAGGATTCGTCGTCTAACAGGAAGTTCCAAGCATCACCACTTCACcacgaacaagaagaagagaaagagatgctccttttttttttttttctttacaaagaCAAACGTTTGGGTTTACCAATGCTTAATCCTTTCcttagttattaaaaaaaaagagaaaaaaatactagGGCCTGATTGACAAGAGTCTttacaaagcaaaaaaaaatctaaagctTTGAAATATATCCAATCAATCAATTTGTTACCCACAAGGCCACAACCAACAtactttcttaattattattattttggctGTAAAAAGCAGTTTTTTCTGtctaaaacacacaatttaattatttaaagctttccaaaattttaaattctacaACTACAATCACAGCTAAAACATTTACGGTCTAAAATCTAAAGCCAAAGTCCGAACCAATCAGATCCGAGATCTAGACTTTGGGGACTTGGGGTATTCCGTATTTGATTCGGTGTTGGTTCGACTCCGAATATTTTGGATAGAAACATTTAGGATTAATTCGGTTATTTTACAGTTTAATTCAgacttggtttggttttagttatttttaataaatttggttaaattttgactaaaataactaaaaacttaggaatattttaaatattttgagtatttcttattttgatataaataattgatatttttagattattcaaaattttgggtAATTAGGTTATTTAAGATCTAAATGTAATTAATAATTTGggtatataattatattttaaatatttatttggttCTTTGGATATTTAGGATccattcaaatatttaattaattttggattcaattcagtttttttcttctatttggtTCTCTATTccggtttgtttgtttacccCTACTAAAtacttaacaaaatataataaaacctctataaattaataaatattattaaataataaaatttacatgtcCCAAATTggacaaatataaaaaattgacaaaattcGTTTAGAGAATAAGATAATCTCTATTTAAATATACATTCCcattaaaacaattaaaaatgttacatttgtttatcataatgttttgtttaatatatcTACGTAATTCTATTTATAACtgttaagaaattaaaaattgcgTCTACTCATTACAACTCTtcctttaatatttttttttacttatatcGCATATTTTCACCATCATATTTTCACCAATCTTGATTTTTCATTAACAAGGTAAACCAGACTCACTGGGTATATATTACTTGGGACCCTCTCGGCTAAACCGggttcaaaatttaaaatatacagTCAGAAAGTTTGTTACAGGGGTATATACGTCATTTTCaacatttgaaattttcaaattcgcTGTGTCTCCCTCGCAGGTATATATCACAGCTACACGATTGAGAGCAAAAACCAAATTCTCAAACAATTTTTCA includes:
- the YAK1 gene encoding YAK1-like protein 1, with amino-acid sequence MVLEFTDNCWCLLALTLSEVVVRLTRDLVETYKICDPQFKYRGELNPKRYLTTPSVGVNNDGFDNVNYDLILAVNDDFCSSDSRQRYIVKDLLGHGTFGQVAKCWVPETNSFVAVKVIKNQLAYYQQALVEVSILTTLNKKYDPEDKNHIVRIYDYFLHQSHLCICFELLDMNLYELIKINQFRGLSLSIVKLFSKQILLGLALLKDAGIIHCDLKPENILLCASVKPTEIKIIDFGSACMEDKTVYSYIQSRYYRSPEVLLGYQYTTAIDMWSFGCIVAELFLGLPLFPGGSEFDILRRMIEILGKQPPDYVLKEAKNTNKFFKCVGSVHNLGNGGTYGGLKSAYMALTGEEFEAREKKKPEIGKEYFNHKNLEEIVKSYPYKINLPEDDVVKETQIRLALIDFLKGLMEFDPAKRWSPFQAAKHPFITGEPFTCPYNPPPETPRVHVTQNIKVDHHPGEGHWFAAGLSPHVSGRTRIPMHNSPHFQMMPYSHANSYGSIGSYGSYNDGTIQDNSYGSYGGTGNMFAYYSPVNHPGLYMQNQGGVSMLGTSPDARRRVMQYPHGNGPNGLGTSPSAGNFAPLPLGTSPSQFTPNTNNQFLAGSPGHHGPTSPVRNSCHGSPLGKMAAFSQINRRMSAGYSGGSQSQDSSLSQAQGHGMDNFYQNEGYSGQFSGSPSRRQLDSGVKNRKQTQGGTTLSTGYSTHNNANSSLRSNMYNPSSTAHHLENPDTALSVPDPGDWDPNYSDDLLLEEDSADESSLANAFSRGMQLGSTDASSYSRRFNSNASTSSSNPTTQRRYAPNQAFSQVETGSPPSNDPHARFGQHIPGSQYIPHVSQNSPSRLGQQPPQRYNHGRPNAGRTMDRNHMNAQLPPSNTNSGGQQRSPRSSSYTNGVPWGRRTNNHVPNVPSTSHGRVDYGSIA
- the YAK1 gene encoding YAK1-like protein 1 (yeast YAK1-related gene 1 (YAK1); FUNCTIONS IN: protein serine/threonine kinase activity, protein kinase activity, kinase activity, ATP binding; INVOLVED IN: protein amino acid phosphorylation; LOCATED IN: cytosol; EXPRESSED IN: 25 plant structures; EXPRESSED DURING: 13 growth stages; CONTAINS InterPro DOMAIN/s: Protein kinase, ATP binding site (InterPro:IPR017441), Protein kinase, catalytic domain (InterPro:IPR000719), Serine/threonine-protein kinase domain (InterPro:IPR002290), Serine/threonine-protein kinase-like domain (InterPro:IPR017442), Protein kinase-like domain (InterPro:IPR011009), Serine/threonine-protein kinase, active site (InterPro:IPR008271); BEST Arabidopsis thaliana protein match is: Protein kinase superfamily protein (TAIR:AT3G17750.1); Has 35333 Blast hits to 34131 proteins in 2444 species: Archae - 798; Bacteria - 22429; Metazoa - 974; Fungi - 991; Plants - 531; Viruses - 0; Other Eukaryotes - 9610 (source: NCBI BLink).), with amino-acid sequence MDDIDSSDGAAAARAGEIGSIGVSTPWKPIQLVFKRYLPQNGSASKVHVAVKKPVVVRLTRDLVETYKICDPQFKYRGELNPKRYLTTPSVGVNNDGFDNVNYDLILAVNDDFCSSDSRQRYIVKDLLGHGTFGQVAKCWVPETNSFVAVKVIKNQLAYYQQALVEVSILTTLNKKYDPEDKNHIVRIYDYFLHQSHLCICFELLDMNLYELIKINQFRGLSLSIVKLFSKQILLGLALLKDAGIIHCDLKPENILLCASVKPTEIKIIDFGSACMEDKTVYSYIQSRYYRSPEVLLGYQYTTAIDMWSFGCIVAELFLGLPLFPGGSEFDILRRMIEILGKQPPDYVLKEAKNTNKFFKCVGSVHNLGNGGTYGGLKSAYMALTGEEFEAREKKKPEIGKEYFNHKNLEEIVKSYPYKINLPEDDVVKETQIRLALIDFLKGLMEFDPAKRWSPFQAAKHPFITGEPFTCPYNPPPETPRVHVTQNIKVDHHPGEGHWFAAGLSPHVSGRTRIPMHNSPHFQMMPYSHANSYGSIGSYGSYNDGTIQDNSYGSYGGTGNMFAYYSPVNHPGLYMQNQGGVSMLGTSPDARRRVMQYPHGNGPNGLGTSPSAGNFAPLPLGTSPSQFTPNTNNQFLAGSPGHHGPTSPVRNSCHGSPLGKMAAFSQINRRMSAGYSGGSQSQDSSLSQAQGHGMDNFYQNEGYSGQFSGSPSRRQLDSGVKNRKQTQGGTTLSTGYSTHNNANSSLRSNMYNPSSTAHHLENPDTALSVPDPGDWDPNYSDDLLLEEDSADESSLANAFSRGMQLGSTDASSYSRRFNSNASTSSSNPTTQRRYAPNQAFSQVETGSPPSNDPHARFGQHIPGSQYIPHVSQNSPSRLGQQPPQRYNHGRPNAGRTMDRNHMNAQLPPSNTNSGGQQRSPRSSSYTNGVPWGRRTNNHVPNVPSTSHGRVDYGSIA
- the YAK1 gene encoding YAK1-like protein 1 (yeast YAK1-related gene 1 (YAK1); FUNCTIONS IN: protein serine/threonine kinase activity, protein kinase activity, kinase activity, ATP binding; INVOLVED IN: protein amino acid phosphorylation; LOCATED IN: cytosol; EXPRESSED IN: 25 plant structures; EXPRESSED DURING: 13 growth stages; CONTAINS InterPro DOMAIN/s: Protein kinase, ATP binding site (InterPro:IPR017441), Protein kinase, catalytic domain (InterPro:IPR000719), Serine/threonine-protein kinase domain (InterPro:IPR002290), Serine/threonine-protein kinase-like domain (InterPro:IPR017442), Protein kinase-like domain (InterPro:IPR011009), Serine/threonine-protein kinase, active site (InterPro:IPR008271); BEST Arabidopsis thaliana protein match is: Protein kinase superfamily protein (TAIR:AT3G17750.1); Has 91682 Blast hits to 90157 proteins in 2771 species: Archae - 99; Bacteria - 7981; Metazoa - 36897; Fungi - 11192; Plants - 18283; Viruses - 359; Other Eukaryotes - 16871 (source: NCBI BLink).), producing the protein MDDIDSSDGAAAARAGEIGSIGVSTPWKPIQLVFKRYLPQNGSASKVHVAVKKPVVVRLTRDLVETYKICDPQFKYRGELNPKRYLTTPSVGVNNDGFDNVNYDLILAVNDDFCSSDSRQRYIVKDLLGHGTFGQVAKCWVPETNSFVAVKVIKNQLAYYQQALVEVSILTTLNKKYDPEDKNHIVRIYDYFLHQSHLCICFELLDMNLYELIKINQFRGLSLSIVKLFSKQILLGLALLKDAGIIHCDLKPENILLCASVKPTEIKIIDFGSACMEDKTVYSYIQSRYYRSPEVLLGYQYTTAIDMWSFGCIVAELFLGLPLFPGGSEFDILRRMIEILGKQPPDYVLKEAKNTNKFFKCVGSVHNLGNGGTYGGLKSAYMALTGEEFEAREKKKPEIGKEYFNHKNLEEIVKSYPYKINLPEDDVVKETQIRLALIDFLKGLMEFDPAKRWSPFQAAKHPFITGEPFTCPYNPPPETPRVHVTQNIKVDHHPGEGHWFAAGLSPHVSGRTRIPMHNSPHFQMMPYSHANSYGSIGSYGSYNDGTIQDNSYGSYGGTGNMFAYYSPVNHPGLYMQNQGGVSMLGTSPDARRRVMQYPHGNGPNGLGTSPSAGNFAPLPLGTSPSQFTPNTNNQFLAGSPGHHGPTSPVRNSCHGSPLGKMAAFSQINRRMSAGYSGGSQSQDSSLSQAQGHGMDNFYQNEGYSGQFSGSPSRRQLDSGVKNRKQTQGGTTLSTGYSTHNNANSSLRSNMYNPSSTAHHLENPDTALSVPDPGDWDPNYRQVNKISL
- a CDS encoding F-box/RNI-like superfamily protein (F-box/RNI-like superfamily protein; CONTAINS InterPro DOMAIN/s: F-box domain, Skp2-like (InterPro:IPR022364), FBD-like (InterPro:IPR006566), Leucine-rich repeat 2 (InterPro:IPR013101); BEST Arabidopsis thaliana protein match is: F-box/FBD-like domains containing protein (TAIR:AT1G64540.1); Has 1583 Blast hits to 1544 proteins in 23 species: Archae - 0; Bacteria - 0; Metazoa - 0; Fungi - 0; Plants - 1583; Viruses - 0; Other Eukaryotes - 0 (source: NCBI BLink).) yields the protein MGSRDFISSLPDEVLGKKILSLLPTKLVVSTSVLSKRWRNLFHFVDSFDLEDSTPIRNADSFSDFMKDTVALLSNCPIKRLTLNSHYEKSSVNRWIRSALKRGCLELNLQSQYDHYLDIGIFFRNNTLVKLTLSSYRTFLRGNVPPEGRVFFPALKTLSLGAVVAKPALYNWLISGCPVLEELFILDVGSGDDQPTWTRSVVSASIKRLTIVFHFPHNTYPYEDDVEIKTPNLEFLDYSALRSDGSDVDYLDSLAEARLDLRLWELTNTFDFGEVTNLVSAIRNVKTLHLSSSSLEAFYYRCYTMPVFDKLIHLSIESDKENGWQALPRLLLKSPNLQTLAIKGLLHKVTYRCGNACACTSKPKKRYLYKRYEDDSPTSEVEGRCCLSTCRVKVLEISGYGGSLREVKQMEHFLRKLKYLETVKIGVEEDNDSEHLRTELMTLDIASSKCNIQFI